In Myxococcus stipitatus, the following are encoded in one genomic region:
- a CDS encoding TonB-dependent receptor, whose amino-acid sequence MSIRVGLARGLCLAVLLCGAGALAQGVSVITGTVISAEDKRPLADAVVTATSPKLQGERVVLSDASGLYRLAQLPPGTYTLRVERDGFEPFVRADIVLRLDRTIRVNIQLLPSSFGEEISISAAPTLDVASSTQGMSVDADFLRNIAVIRPGTKGSASRSFESLAELAPGATEDRYGVSVSGSSSPESQYVVDGLSVNDPSVGTLGTPLSVEFVQEVNVITGGYMPEYGRSTGGVLNVVTKSGSNEFHGSVFANMAPGGLQRNGTVVRQEGTVISAQGQPWNQGDFGVELGGPILKDKLWFFVGVAPSFNRIRVDRQLSKLEFCTEVNPEIGCNTVGQRRRDPQTGFGLSTPIEGTRVSRFADERSVQYLGKLTYLFNPDHNLSVSVFGTPRWSGGQGKYSFSDDGDPEVCVGLSCTGFVQGSYDSIATRRANSAMDIVAKQSSAFFGKKLLVDVTLGWHHQEDDTLPSDGSGILTGRGLSAEPNIAWRRTRNPGPHSITEFEYLRDPSICGATLAEQSRNCPVTSYSTGGPGTISVQKLDRYQGKVMGTYLFQALGHHIVKAGFDAEQMSFYNNRARTGGTPWQECTGGDCWFTLNEYGYMAGPDQPVFLPSKEGTSTSMTVGGFIQDSWSIMDKVTLNAGLRYDSQTLWGLDDKVGLHLPNQWSPRVGVVYDFTQQGRSKLFVNYARFFENVPLDMADLSFPQQQLLSATYNAPACNPANRESRLTGCVGSANRTRIGNPESPNQSWDAQGGDRVPVDPDIRAQSADEFMLGGEYEVLLGRVGLTYTRRVLNDVIEDMSRDDGNTFFLGNPGKGYSKDFPEAKREYDAVNVYYQKIFSDGWLAQASYTWSQLRGNYSGLFRADTGQLSPNLTRDFDLVSLTTNRDGALPGDRTHSIKVFGAREFYVSRFTSVNLGGGYRTRSGTPLNYLGAHPRRSGSETFILPRGSAGRLPWVHNIDTHVGLNQKLSNDYTLSVSLDVFNLFNFQQYTAVDQTLTFTRVYAIEQGGKPEDLAACLTPNNPGCKVISTATNQPILPSDINPNFKRPTTYQAPRSIRLGAKLSF is encoded by the coding sequence TTGTCCATACGTGTAGGTCTCGCACGCGGGTTGTGTCTCGCGGTCTTGCTCTGTGGCGCGGGGGCACTCGCGCAGGGCGTCTCCGTCATCACCGGCACCGTCATCAGCGCGGAGGACAAGCGGCCGTTGGCGGACGCGGTCGTCACGGCGACGTCACCCAAGCTTCAGGGTGAGCGGGTGGTCCTCTCGGATGCGAGCGGCCTGTACCGGCTCGCGCAGCTGCCTCCCGGCACGTACACGTTGCGCGTGGAGCGCGACGGCTTCGAGCCCTTCGTGCGCGCGGACATCGTGCTGCGGTTGGACCGCACCATCCGGGTCAACATCCAGCTGTTGCCCTCCTCGTTCGGCGAGGAGATTTCCATCAGCGCCGCGCCCACGCTGGACGTCGCCTCCAGCACGCAGGGCATGAGCGTGGACGCGGACTTCCTGCGCAACATCGCCGTCATCCGCCCCGGGACGAAGGGCTCCGCGTCGCGCTCCTTCGAGTCGCTGGCGGAGCTGGCCCCGGGCGCCACGGAGGACCGCTACGGCGTGAGCGTCAGCGGCAGCAGCTCGCCGGAGAGCCAGTACGTGGTGGATGGCCTGTCCGTGAACGACCCGAGCGTCGGCACGCTGGGCACGCCGCTGTCGGTGGAGTTCGTCCAGGAGGTCAACGTCATCACCGGTGGCTACATGCCGGAGTACGGCCGCTCCACGGGTGGCGTGCTCAACGTCGTCACCAAGTCGGGCTCCAACGAGTTCCACGGCTCCGTCTTCGCCAACATGGCGCCCGGTGGTCTGCAGCGCAACGGCACGGTGGTCCGTCAGGAGGGCACAGTCATCTCCGCGCAGGGGCAGCCGTGGAACCAGGGCGACTTCGGCGTCGAGCTGGGGGGCCCCATCCTCAAGGACAAGCTCTGGTTCTTCGTCGGCGTGGCGCCGTCGTTCAACCGCATCCGCGTGGACCGGCAGTTGAGCAAGCTGGAGTTCTGCACGGAGGTGAACCCGGAGATTGGGTGCAACACCGTGGGACAGCGACGCAGGGACCCGCAGACGGGCTTCGGCCTGTCGACGCCCATCGAGGGCACTCGCGTCTCGCGCTTCGCCGATGAGCGCAGCGTGCAGTACCTGGGCAAGCTGACGTACCTCTTCAACCCGGACCACAACCTGTCGGTCTCCGTCTTCGGCACCCCGCGCTGGTCGGGTGGCCAGGGCAAGTACTCCTTCAGCGATGACGGTGACCCGGAGGTCTGCGTGGGCCTGTCCTGCACCGGCTTCGTGCAGGGCAGCTACGACTCCATCGCCACGCGGCGCGCCAACTCCGCGATGGACATCGTCGCCAAGCAGTCCTCGGCGTTCTTCGGAAAGAAGCTCCTCGTCGACGTGACGCTGGGTTGGCACCACCAGGAGGATGACACGCTGCCGTCGGACGGCTCCGGCATCCTGACCGGAAGGGGCTTGTCCGCCGAGCCCAACATCGCCTGGCGCCGCACGCGCAACCCGGGCCCGCACTCCATCACCGAGTTCGAGTACCTGCGGGACCCGTCCATCTGTGGCGCCACGCTCGCCGAGCAGTCGCGCAACTGCCCCGTCACGTCCTATTCCACCGGCGGCCCCGGCACCATCAGCGTGCAGAAGCTGGACCGCTACCAGGGCAAGGTGATGGGCACCTATCTGTTCCAGGCGCTGGGCCACCACATCGTCAAGGCGGGCTTCGACGCGGAGCAGATGAGCTTCTACAACAACCGCGCGCGCACCGGCGGAACGCCCTGGCAGGAGTGCACGGGGGGCGACTGCTGGTTCACGCTCAACGAGTACGGCTACATGGCCGGGCCGGACCAGCCGGTGTTCCTGCCGAGCAAGGAAGGCACGTCCACGTCGATGACGGTGGGCGGCTTCATCCAGGACAGCTGGTCCATCATGGACAAGGTGACGCTCAACGCGGGCCTGCGCTACGACTCGCAGACGCTGTGGGGCCTGGATGACAAGGTGGGCCTGCATCTGCCCAACCAGTGGTCTCCTCGCGTGGGCGTCGTCTACGACTTCACCCAGCAGGGCCGCTCGAAGCTGTTCGTCAACTACGCGCGCTTCTTCGAGAACGTGCCGCTCGACATGGCGGACCTGTCCTTCCCGCAGCAGCAGCTCTTGTCGGCGACCTACAACGCTCCGGCGTGCAACCCCGCCAACCGTGAGTCCCGGCTGACGGGCTGCGTGGGCAGCGCCAACCGCACGCGCATCGGCAACCCCGAGAGCCCGAACCAGTCCTGGGACGCGCAGGGCGGAGACCGCGTGCCGGTGGACCCCGACATCCGCGCCCAGTCCGCGGACGAGTTCATGCTGGGCGGCGAGTACGAGGTGCTGCTGGGCCGCGTGGGCCTGACGTACACGCGCCGCGTCCTCAACGACGTCATCGAGGACATGAGCCGCGATGACGGCAACACCTTCTTCCTGGGCAACCCGGGCAAGGGGTACTCGAAGGACTTCCCGGAGGCCAAGCGCGAGTACGACGCGGTGAACGTCTACTACCAGAAGATCTTCTCCGACGGCTGGCTGGCCCAGGCGAGCTACACGTGGTCCCAGCTGCGAGGAAACTATTCGGGCCTGTTCCGCGCGGACACGGGCCAGCTGTCGCCCAACCTCACGCGCGACTTCGACCTGGTGTCGCTCACCACCAACCGCGACGGCGCGCTGCCGGGAGACCGCACGCACTCCATCAAGGTGTTCGGCGCCCGCGAGTTCTACGTGTCGCGCTTCACGAGCGTGAATCTCGGCGGTGGCTACCGCACCCGCTCTGGCACGCCGCTCAACTACCTGGGCGCGCACCCGCGCCGCAGCGGCTCCGAGACGTTCATCCTGCCGCGCGGCAGCGCCGGCCGCCTGCCCTGGGTGCACAACATCGACACCCACGTGGGGTTGAACCAGAAGCTGTCCAATGACTACACGCTGAGCGTGTCGCTGGATGTCTTCAACCTCTTCAACTTCCAGCAGTACACCGCGGTGGACCAGACGCTGACCTTCACGCGTGTCTACGCGATTGAACAGGGTGGAAAGCCCGAGGACCTGGCCGCGTGCCTCACGCCCAACAACCCGGGCTGCAAGGTCATCTCCACGGCGACGAACCAGCCCATCCTGCCGTCGGACATCAACCCCAACTTCAAGCGCCCCACGACGTATCAAGCCCCGCGCTCCATCCGTCTGGGCGCGAAGCTCAGCTTCTAG
- the tpx gene encoding thiol peroxidase — protein MAEFKNQVTYRGQPVTLEGEGQVQVGDVAPDFTAWKGFYESHRLSELKGQVVVLSVAPSVDTKVCAVQLRMFNQQATQMGPDVKVWYLSLDLPFALNRFTAAEGIQNVAVLSDYKEREFARKYGLYMKELGVLARSTFVVGRDGRIVFREIVPEMMREPDYDGALEAVRKAL, from the coding sequence ATGGCGGAGTTCAAGAACCAGGTCACCTACCGCGGACAGCCGGTGACGCTGGAGGGGGAGGGGCAGGTGCAGGTGGGGGACGTCGCGCCCGACTTCACCGCCTGGAAGGGGTTCTATGAGTCCCACCGTTTGTCGGAGCTGAAGGGCCAGGTCGTCGTGCTGAGCGTCGCGCCCAGCGTGGACACCAAGGTGTGCGCGGTGCAGCTGCGCATGTTCAACCAGCAGGCGACGCAGATGGGTCCGGACGTGAAGGTCTGGTACCTGAGCCTGGACCTGCCCTTCGCCCTCAACCGCTTCACCGCGGCCGAGGGGATTCAAAACGTCGCCGTGCTGTCGGACTACAAGGAGCGCGAGTTCGCGCGGAAGTACGGCCTGTACATGAAGGAGCTGGGAGTGCTGGCGCGCAGCACCTTCGTGGTGGGCCGCGATGGCCGCATTGTCTTCCGGGAAATCGTCCCGGAGATGATGCGCGAGCCGGACTACGACGGCGCGCTGGAAGCGGTCCGCAAGGCGCTCTGA
- a CDS encoding helix-turn-helix transcriptional regulator, protein MMMPSRPVGELLREWRQRRSLSQLDLAMRAEVSARHVSFLETGRSAPSRDMLLHLAEELEVPLRERNALLMAAGFAPAYPENSLEEPQMKAAREAVELVLSGHEPYPALAVDRHWHLITANRAVGLLLEGIPSELLTPPVNVLRLSLHPEGLAPRILNLEQWRAHILARLQRQAAATADAKLAALLGALRDMGGGGAAHEVPDFTSIVVPLRMKTRLGVMSFISTTTVFGTPMDITLSELAIESFFPADAVTGELLREAAAAARRSDMV, encoded by the coding sequence ATGATGATGCCGAGCCGTCCGGTGGGAGAGTTGCTGCGGGAGTGGCGCCAGCGCCGCAGCTTGAGTCAGTTGGACCTGGCGATGCGCGCGGAGGTCTCCGCGCGCCACGTGAGCTTCCTGGAGACGGGGCGTTCGGCGCCCAGCCGGGACATGCTGCTGCACCTGGCCGAGGAGCTGGAGGTGCCGCTGCGCGAGCGCAACGCCCTCTTGATGGCCGCGGGCTTCGCGCCCGCGTATCCGGAGAACTCGCTGGAGGAGCCGCAGATGAAGGCCGCCCGCGAGGCGGTGGAGCTGGTGCTCTCCGGACACGAGCCCTATCCCGCGCTCGCGGTGGACCGGCACTGGCATCTCATCACGGCGAACCGCGCGGTGGGCCTCTTGCTGGAAGGCATTCCCTCCGAGCTGCTCACGCCGCCCGTCAACGTGCTGCGCTTGAGCCTGCACCCCGAGGGCCTGGCGCCGCGCATCCTCAACCTGGAGCAGTGGCGCGCGCACATCCTGGCGCGGCTTCAGCGGCAGGCGGCGGCCACGGCGGATGCGAAGCTGGCGGCGCTGCTCGGGGCGCTCCGGGACATGGGCGGCGGTGGCGCCGCGCACGAGGTGCCGGACTTCACCAGCATCGTGGTGCCCCTGCGCATGAAGACCCGGTTGGGCGTGATGTCCTTCATCAGCACCACGACGGTGTTCGGCACGCCCATGGACATCACCCTGTCGGAGCTCGCCATCGAGTCGTTCTTCCCCGCGGACGCCGTGACGGGAGAGCTGCTCCGCGAGGCCGCCGCGGCGGCGCGGCGCTCCGACATGGTCTGA
- a CDS encoding ROK family protein: MATLGIDLGGTFARAAVVDEAGKMLASAKVALAERSPSSVVETIAEAASAAVRSAGVIVDACGVGAAAQIHKDSGVLSVAPNLGWRNVPLGQLLTDRLGQPVKVVNDLSAAAWGELHVGAGRGAQDLLVVFVGSGVGSAIISGGRLLDGAGGVAGELGHIKVVPGGRRCGCGEQGCLEAYTGGHNLIAQARELLEAGVSPALAHLVGGDGMKLTPVVLEQAAEAGDAAAREVYERAAQFLALAVANQVTVLNPARLILGGGVLNHCPGIRRRVLEGVRAWASQTSREGLLIADAELGDDSGLIGAALLAA, encoded by the coding sequence GTGGCAACGCTTGGAATCGACCTGGGTGGGACGTTCGCCCGCGCGGCCGTGGTGGACGAGGCGGGGAAGATGCTCGCGTCGGCCAAGGTGGCCCTCGCCGAGCGCAGCCCGTCCAGCGTGGTGGAGACCATCGCCGAGGCGGCGTCCGCGGCGGTGCGCTCCGCGGGGGTCATCGTGGATGCCTGTGGCGTGGGCGCCGCCGCGCAGATCCACAAGGATTCGGGGGTGCTGTCGGTGGCCCCCAACCTGGGCTGGCGCAACGTGCCGCTGGGCCAATTGCTCACCGACCGGTTGGGGCAGCCGGTGAAGGTGGTCAATGACTTGTCCGCCGCCGCGTGGGGGGAGCTGCACGTGGGCGCGGGCCGGGGCGCGCAGGACCTGCTGGTGGTGTTCGTGGGCTCGGGGGTGGGCAGCGCCATCATCTCCGGAGGCCGGCTGCTGGATGGCGCGGGCGGCGTGGCGGGGGAATTGGGCCACATCAAGGTGGTGCCCGGGGGCCGGCGCTGCGGCTGCGGCGAGCAGGGCTGCCTGGAGGCGTATACGGGAGGGCACAACCTCATCGCCCAGGCGCGCGAGCTGCTGGAGGCGGGGGTTTCGCCCGCACTGGCGCACCTGGTGGGCGGGGACGGGATGAAGCTGACGCCGGTGGTGTTGGAGCAGGCGGCGGAAGCAGGCGACGCGGCGGCTCGGGAGGTGTATGAGCGGGCCGCGCAGTTCCTGGCGCTGGCGGTGGCCAACCAGGTGACGGTGTTGAACCCCGCGCGCCTCATCCTGGGTGGCGGGGTGTTGAACCACTGCCCGGGCATCCGGCGCCGGGTGCTGGAGGGTGTGCGGGCGTGGGCGTCCCAGACGTCTCGCGAGGGGTTGCTCATCGCCGACGCGGAGCTCGGCGACGACAGCGGCCTCATTGGTGCGGCATTGCTGGCCGCGTGA
- a CDS encoding DUF547 domain-containing protein: protein MTSRRRFLIPIVLLASVGALGALYVRGMLPATVPSAERPFHYHDYAQVLRHVRSDGAVDFSSIGRERADLDRFVESLASFSPHLREDVFPTSEDALAFWLNAYNALVLQQVVDGYPYLESVEQPWLGRFFWGRSWRVGGRRMTLWSLRHRILLGEFADPRVHLALFQATRGGPRMEGSHFQPEFLDAQLNEACQRYVGDKRHVRLDRGTVHLAKLFDTYREDFLAALPEGRRGNVLQFVWAFLPDTCEERPGCDTRADLDHACGPKLDRCPIVFEPEDTSLPDAAGQAARTER from the coding sequence GTGACTTCGCGCCGCCGGTTCCTGATTCCCATCGTGCTGCTCGCCTCGGTGGGAGCGCTGGGGGCGCTGTACGTCCGGGGTATGCTGCCCGCGACGGTGCCCTCGGCGGAGCGGCCGTTCCACTACCACGACTACGCCCAGGTGCTGCGGCACGTGCGCTCGGATGGGGCCGTGGACTTCTCCTCCATCGGACGGGAGCGCGCGGACCTGGACCGGTTCGTCGAGTCGCTCGCGTCCTTCTCCCCACACCTCCGGGAGGACGTCTTCCCCACGTCGGAGGACGCGCTGGCCTTCTGGCTCAACGCCTACAACGCGCTCGTGCTCCAGCAGGTGGTGGATGGGTATCCCTATCTGGAGAGCGTGGAGCAGCCGTGGCTGGGGAGGTTCTTCTGGGGCCGCTCGTGGCGCGTGGGTGGCCGGAGGATGACGCTGTGGTCCTTGCGTCACCGCATCCTGCTGGGTGAGTTCGCCGACCCGCGCGTCCACCTGGCGCTCTTCCAGGCCACGCGCGGCGGACCTCGCATGGAGGGCTCCCACTTCCAGCCGGAGTTCCTGGACGCGCAGCTCAACGAGGCCTGCCAGCGCTACGTGGGCGACAAGCGCCATGTGCGGCTGGACCGGGGCACGGTGCACCTGGCGAAGCTGTTCGACACCTACCGCGAGGACTTCCTGGCCGCGCTGCCCGAAGGACGCCGAGGCAACGTGCTCCAGTTCGTCTGGGCCTTCCTGCCGGACACCTGCGAGGAGCGGCCGGGCTGCGACACCCGCGCGGACCTGGACCACGCCTGTGGTCCCAAGCTGGACCGCTGCCCCATCGTCTTCGAGCCCGAGGACACCTCGCTCCCCGACGCCGCCGGCCAGGCCGCGCGCACGGAGCGCTGA
- a CDS encoding NAD(P)H-dependent oxidoreductase: MTAPRILAISGTLRMDGFNRHLLAVGVAKARELGADVDVLDLKLLALPIYDGDVEAQGLPPSVVELRERVAQARGFLVSSPEYNSSIPGGLKNAIDWASRPPGRRFQGKWAAIMGASPGPFGTARMQPHLRQVLSSTGALVLPTQVHVMRASEAFTPEGALKDPARQKEVEALVTELVERVKG; encoded by the coding sequence ATGACCGCGCCTCGCATCCTCGCCATCAGCGGGACTCTTCGCATGGATGGCTTCAACAGGCACCTCTTGGCGGTGGGCGTGGCGAAGGCGCGGGAGCTGGGCGCGGACGTGGACGTCCTGGACCTGAAGCTGCTGGCCCTCCCCATCTACGATGGGGACGTGGAGGCCCAGGGCCTTCCCCCGTCCGTGGTGGAGCTGCGCGAGCGCGTGGCCCAGGCGCGGGGCTTCCTCGTGTCCAGCCCCGAGTACAACTCGTCCATTCCCGGGGGCCTGAAGAACGCCATCGACTGGGCCTCCCGGCCGCCGGGCAGACGCTTCCAGGGGAAGTGGGCCGCCATCATGGGCGCTTCCCCGGGCCCCTTCGGCACCGCGCGCATGCAGCCGCACCTGCGTCAGGTGTTGTCCTCGACGGGGGCGCTGGTGCTGCCCACCCAGGTGCACGTGATGCGGGCCTCGGAGGCCTTCACACCCGAGGGCGCGCTGAAGGACCCCGCCCGGCAGAAGGAAGTGGAAGCCCTGGTCACGGAGTTGGTCGAGCGCGTGAAGGGCTGA
- a CDS encoding HAD-IC family P-type ATPase produces MHEPPPAAPGKDAIASSRGAVPWHALPPERVFEQLGSGAGGLTDGQARERLSRHGPNVLQRQKGEGPLKLLWRQVNSPFIWVLVVSAVLAVALGKVTDGLVVAAVVVLNTVIGFVQEYRAGRAIEALSRMVPENATVVRDGSKRAVPASELVPGDVVEVASGDKVPADMRLVTSRNLQVEEAALTGESVPAAKQPLAVEADAELGDRRSVVFGGTLVTSGVATAVVVATGGATELGRISEMLREATDLETPLTKALASIAKVITLAILIVSVILLGVGLWRGYDISEAVVLAITLAVAAIPEGLPAIVTIALAIGVQRMAARRAVIRKLPAVETLGSTTVICSDKTGTLTRNEMTVQALWTQVGRYTMTGVGYAPRGELRRDGPPLSELMMPDDVRELLLGGVLCNDASLDGRDGEWRMTGDPTEGALVVAAEKVGLGVEELRARYRRLDAIPFESEHQFMATLHDDGRGGRLLFLKGAPEVVLARCTRDGRAPDGLVHAEVERLARRGMRVLAVASRELPGTHNSLRPEDVEEGLGLLGLEGMMDPPREEAIEAVRACHQAGIVVKMITGDHLATAEAIGARLGLLEPGTAGIVGAKLESLGDAALVEVAERTHVFARVAPEHKLRLVRALQKRRHVVAMTGDGVNDAPALKQANIGVAMGITGTAVSKEAADIVLTDDNFASIAAAVEEGRRVYDNLIKSLAFVLPTNLGLALILLCGVAFFPIQDFGGGPVPLMAMRPTQLLWINLVATVTLALPLAFEARESDVMRRRPRSPDEPVLSHFVVMRTGLVALLMAAGAMGLFFWEYNFELPHVGHARALAEAQTMAVNTVISFQIFYMVMCRTLTGSLRKVGLFSNPSVFMGIGVLVLLQLAFMYVPFMRDIFGTAPLSLESIGLSVLVGAVVLPTVGFEKWLRGRKDGGPVEPRPRGERTPPPDRTRERLPA; encoded by the coding sequence ATGCACGAGCCGCCACCCGCCGCGCCTGGGAAGGACGCCATCGCGTCCTCGCGCGGAGCCGTGCCCTGGCATGCCTTGCCACCCGAGCGGGTGTTCGAGCAGCTGGGCAGTGGAGCAGGGGGGCTGACGGACGGGCAGGCGCGGGAGCGGCTGTCCCGTCATGGGCCCAACGTGTTGCAGCGCCAGAAGGGCGAGGGGCCGCTGAAGCTGCTCTGGCGTCAGGTGAACAGTCCCTTCATCTGGGTGCTCGTCGTCTCGGCGGTGCTGGCGGTGGCGTTGGGGAAGGTGACGGACGGGCTGGTGGTGGCCGCCGTGGTGGTGCTCAACACGGTGATTGGCTTCGTGCAGGAGTACCGCGCGGGGCGGGCCATCGAGGCGCTGAGCCGGATGGTGCCGGAGAACGCCACGGTGGTGCGGGACGGGAGCAAGCGCGCGGTGCCCGCCTCGGAGCTGGTGCCGGGGGACGTGGTGGAGGTGGCCTCCGGCGACAAGGTGCCCGCGGACATGCGGCTGGTCACCTCGCGCAACCTGCAGGTGGAGGAGGCCGCGCTCACGGGTGAGTCGGTGCCGGCGGCGAAGCAGCCCTTGGCGGTGGAGGCGGACGCGGAGCTGGGGGACCGCCGGAGCGTCGTCTTTGGCGGGACGCTGGTGACGTCCGGTGTGGCCACGGCGGTGGTGGTGGCGACGGGCGGCGCGACGGAGCTGGGGCGCATCTCGGAGATGCTCCGCGAGGCCACGGATTTGGAGACGCCGCTGACGAAGGCGCTGGCGAGCATCGCCAAGGTCATCACCCTGGCCATCCTGATTGTCTCCGTGATTCTGCTTGGGGTGGGGCTGTGGCGCGGCTACGACATCAGCGAGGCGGTGGTGCTGGCCATCACCCTGGCGGTGGCGGCGATTCCCGAGGGCCTGCCGGCCATCGTCACCATCGCGCTGGCCATCGGCGTGCAACGCATGGCGGCCCGGCGCGCGGTCATCCGCAAGCTGCCGGCGGTGGAGACGCTGGGGAGCACCACCGTCATCTGCTCGGACAAGACGGGGACCCTCACGCGCAACGAGATGACGGTGCAGGCGCTGTGGACGCAGGTGGGGCGCTACACGATGACGGGCGTGGGGTATGCGCCTCGGGGCGAGTTACGCCGGGATGGCCCGCCGCTCAGCGAGCTGATGATGCCCGACGACGTGCGGGAGCTCCTGCTCGGAGGGGTGTTGTGCAACGACGCCTCGCTGGATGGGCGCGACGGTGAGTGGCGGATGACGGGAGACCCCACCGAGGGTGCGCTGGTGGTGGCGGCGGAGAAGGTGGGCCTGGGCGTGGAGGAGCTGCGCGCGCGCTACCGCCGGTTGGATGCGATTCCGTTCGAGTCCGAGCACCAGTTCATGGCGACGCTCCATGACGACGGGCGCGGCGGCCGGCTGTTGTTCCTGAAGGGCGCGCCGGAGGTGGTGCTGGCGCGCTGTACCCGGGATGGGCGGGCCCCCGATGGGCTGGTGCACGCGGAGGTGGAGCGGCTGGCGAGGCGGGGGATGCGGGTGTTGGCGGTGGCCTCGCGCGAGCTGCCGGGGACTCACAACAGCTTGCGTCCGGAGGACGTGGAGGAGGGGCTGGGGCTCCTGGGGTTGGAGGGGATGATGGACCCTCCACGCGAGGAGGCCATCGAGGCGGTGCGGGCCTGTCATCAGGCGGGCATCGTCGTGAAGATGATTACGGGCGACCACCTGGCGACGGCGGAGGCCATCGGCGCGCGGCTGGGGCTGCTCGAGCCGGGGACCGCGGGCATCGTCGGCGCGAAGCTGGAGTCGCTGGGAGACGCGGCGCTGGTGGAGGTGGCGGAGCGCACCCATGTCTTCGCGCGGGTGGCGCCGGAGCACAAGCTGCGGCTGGTGCGTGCGCTCCAGAAGCGGCGGCACGTGGTGGCGATGACGGGCGACGGAGTGAACGACGCGCCCGCGCTGAAGCAGGCGAACATCGGCGTGGCGATGGGCATCACCGGGACGGCGGTGTCGAAGGAGGCGGCGGACATCGTCCTCACGGACGACAACTTCGCGTCCATCGCCGCGGCGGTGGAGGAGGGGCGGCGCGTCTACGACAACCTCATCAAGTCGCTGGCCTTCGTGCTGCCGACGAACCTGGGGCTGGCGCTGATTCTCCTGTGTGGCGTGGCGTTCTTCCCCATCCAGGACTTCGGCGGTGGGCCGGTGCCGTTGATGGCGATGCGGCCGACGCAGCTGCTCTGGATAAACCTGGTGGCGACGGTGACGCTGGCGCTGCCCCTGGCGTTCGAGGCGCGCGAGTCGGATGTGATGCGGCGCAGGCCGCGCAGTCCGGACGAACCGGTGCTCAGTCACTTCGTGGTGATGCGCACGGGACTGGTGGCGCTGTTGATGGCGGCGGGCGCGATGGGGTTGTTCTTCTGGGAATACAACTTCGAGCTGCCGCACGTGGGGCATGCGCGGGCGCTGGCGGAGGCGCAGACGATGGCCGTCAACACGGTCATCAGCTTCCAGATTTTCTACATGGTGATGTGCCGCACGTTGACGGGCTCGCTGCGCAAGGTGGGCCTGTTCAGCAACCCCTCCGTGTTCATGGGGATTGGGGTGCTGGTGCTCTTGCAGCTCGCGTTCATGTACGTGCCGTTCATGCGGGACATCTTCGGCACGGCGCCGCTGTCGCTCGAGTCCATCGGGTTGTCCGTGCTCGTGGGCGCGGTGGTGTTGCCCACGGTGGGATTCGAGAAGTGGCTGCGAGGCCGCAAGGACGGAGGTCCCGTGGAGCCGCGTCCGCGAGGAGAGCGCACGCCGCCTCCAGACAGAACGCGCGAGCGGCTCCCCGCGTGA